Proteins encoded together in one Ipomoea triloba cultivar NCNSP0323 chromosome 4, ASM357664v1 window:
- the LOC116015397 gene encoding GATA transcription factor 16-like, protein MADLSDRGSESEEMNNQAQTPESETSTQIKTCADCGTTKTPLWRGGPAGPKSLCNACGIRSRKKRRALLGLNKDDKKSKKAAAAAAGNKNHQNSSNNSGTTSDSGSSSGAKSGVPQALRRKLVPPFGIGREVALQRPRSQQQRRKLGEVERAAFVLMSLSCGSVYA, encoded by the exons ATGGCGGATCTTAGTGATCGA GGATCAGAATCTGAAGAGATGAATAACCAAGCACAAACCCCTGAGTCAGAGACAAGTACCCAGATCAAAACATGCGCTGATTGTGGAACCACCAAGACCCCTCTATGGAGAGGCGGCCCAGCAGGCCCTAAG TCGCTTTGCAATGCTTGTGGGATAAGAAGCAGGAAAAAGAGGAGAGCCCTTCTGGGTCTGAACAAAGATGACAAGAAATCGAAGAAGgcggcagcagcagcagcagggaACAAGAACCATCAAAACAGCAGCAATAACAGTGGAACCACAAGCGATAGCGGGAGTAGCAGCGGCGCGAAGAGCGGGGTCCCACAGGCGCTGAGGAGAAAATTGGTGCCGCCGTTTGGGATTGGGAGAGAAGTGGCGCTGCAGAGACCAAGATCGCAGCAGCAGAGGAGGAAGCTTGGGGAAGTAGAGCGTGCGGCTTTTGTGTTGATGTCTCTGTCTTGTGGCTCTGTTTATGCCTAG